The DNA sequence TACTGTGACCTGAATAGACTAATCCGTCACTTGTACTGGCAGAGTCCACTGTTGAATGAAGGGCAGGAAGGATGGTTTGTTTACCATCAATACTATCACCTGCTTCAAGCACGCTGTATGCAGTTCCTGACCCGTGAATCTGTGTCAACTCATCTTCAGTGGATGTGAAAAGATGCTGCTGGGAGGACTCTGTGCTCAAGTTGGTGTGACAAGGATCTACTCCACCCCCCTCCAACATCAAATCAGGTTCATTACCAAGCTGTTTATCTTCTGTCCTGTCTGTATACCTCAGGTTGTCATCACTGTCACTAAATCCACTCAAAGTCTCATTGTGGACCAAAACACTGCCCTCATTATCACCCCTTGAATGAAGCGCCTCTGTCTGACTGTTAATCTGTGCAGCTAGAGTTTGGTGGAGTGTCAATACAGAATGTGAAGCATCTGTGACAAGATGATGAGATTCACTCTGTAAATCATCAATGTTTGTTTCGATACCCCTTGACAAATCTGTCTGAGCTTCTGTCCTCTCAGTATGTCCATTAACCTCTGATTCCACCCTAATGTCAATATCGCTAACATCCTGGTATAAATAAATCTTCTCCCCACCATCTCGGCCCACTACCACAGATCTTCGATCTTCTGTCTCCTTTTTCTTCTCTGACACAGATGAGCTAGATAAATCACACACTTCCCTCTCAGGTCTTAATGAAACAGTATCAGGCTGTTTTCCTTGcagaatgttttcattatcatcTATAACTACATCATCTCGGCAGGACCCAACTGCCTCTCCTCCATCAATGTCCGTCTTAACAGTAATAACAGTTTGTGAAAAATTAGCACAATCATCATTCTGATCTGATTCTGATATTACAAGTCTGGTTGTTTGTTTAGTTTCAGTTAATTTCAcattatgatttgttctttcactCAATCCACCACCTAAAAAAAGGCTGCCAGTGTTTACATCCTTGTCACCTAGTTCAGTCTCCTCCCAGTCTGTGTACTCATCCTCAGGAAGCGCAGATACTGTGACAGTATCAAGGGTATCAGATAGCTCAGCCCCACTCCTCACACCACCATTACCTGTCAGGCTTAGTGTACTATCTGTTGTACCATGTAAACTCCTTACAGTGGCCTCAGAGGCAGATCCTGTCATGCTGTCAGTAATATACTCTTCATCCTTTGAGCTGTCACTATAACTTTCACTTGTGTGGGAAACATTTGTGACTGTGACTTGCTTACTGATTTTTGTTGTCATGTTTGTAAAAGAAtctatctgtaaatattcagacCTGACTGTTTGTGAATTGTCTGTTGAGACTTTTTCTGCCTCCATATTTTTATCATCAACACAAATAATCTGCACAGTATTACTTGTGGAATCAGGGGAGACAATCCTATCAGTCGCTTCCATCTCACGGCCGTCACTATCCACAAGGGTCGAATCAGAGTCATTTTCCCCTTCCTCAACATATGTAACATCAGATAAACTTGCTAGATCATACGTCCACATGGGTCTTGTTTCAAGGTAAGGTCTATTCTTGTATGAAGGTTTTGTTGGCATGACAACAAAGTCCTCCCTCCTGTCAGTAGAATTGGTTGGAACATGAATATTGTCCTCTAATATATACAGGGCCTCATCATTAGCCTGTGTTGGGCTGTCAGTGTCTTCGAACACGGTACAGATCAGCTTGTTGTCAGCAAAGTTTCTCTCAGTGCTCCATCTTTTTCTTTTAACTGTGATGGGCGACAGGGCATGGGGTTGGATGAATATTTCTGTCCTCTCTGTGTACTCAGACGGCAAACTGTTGTCACTGACCCCATCATCAGCTGTATCCGATTTCATAACTGATGAGCTGGAACCTAAAGACATGTCAGGTGACACTGAACCTGTCACTTCTGCGTCATGGGAAGTCAGTGTCAGCTTACTCATAGTTTCAAGGCTGTTGCCTGTGTCTACAGTTTGTGGAGATACAACATTCACAACACTTGTTACACTGTCAGATTCTACAACAAAATCTGATTTTGTTTTCTCTTCTGTACtacctgtgtttgtttgtagtgCCACGTCAGATGGTTTGTGTGACGCCCTGTTGACATTTTCTCCCACTGCCTGGACCACACCAGGTGATGGTTCAATAGAAACATTTCCAGCAATTACAGTGCTCCGATCAAGGCGTACATTATCTGTTTCAGGGCCACAAACTGCTAAAACATCTTCTGATTCACCATGCAGAACATTCTGTCCCACTATTCTTGGCAATACAGTTTCAAAACTTGTTTCATAATGAGCAGACGGCAGTTGGCATCCATCTTTGTCTTTTGTTGCATCAATAACTGCTTTATATTCAATCTTCAAGTTTTCCTGATCATGTGCATCCATATCAAGAGATTCAGTTGAGCTGAATACTTTCTGGCGAACTACTGTTGTCTGCTCAACTTTCGTCAAATGTTCGTGTTCAACTAAGTCCCCTGTTGAATGTTTCTGAACTTTTTTCACATCCACGTTAGTTTTCGTAACAGTTTTAGTTGTTTTCTTCACTTTATACTGAACTTTTGTCCTAATAACAGATCTCTCTTCCACAGGTAGCATAGTTTCTGACCTGTCCGTGAAACACAGACCTCTTTCAGTATCATCCATGACTTGCGTCTGCTCACTTTCTGCAGACGACACTTTAGGAGAATCAGCCATGTTTGCCAGGTAACCCAGATTACCAGCTTGTACACTACAGCTTAAAACTCCATTGTCGAAGTCATCAATATGCAGCGTGTTTGCATTATCACTGTGCAGAACGGTAGGCTCTTTCAGCCTGACACCTGTTGCATTCAAAGCCTCATCTGGTTCAGTTACACAGGTATTCACAGTCTGACAGTCACCTGCATTTCCTTGCTTGAGCTCATCAGAACTTATTGGCAATTCCTCTGTCTGTGTGGCATATTTACTGAGGTTTTCTCTCTCAGTATACAAATTTATCCTTTCATTAACCCTTTCATAACTGTCCTTTACACTTGTTGCATACTCTGAATCACTGTCCACCCTTTTCAAGTCAGAATGCGCCACACTTTCAGTTTCAATGCAAGCTGTTTGAATCACTGTGTTTATTGCTGAATTCTCACTACTGAATACCACAAATTGCTCACTCTTATCTAGGTTCCTTGAATCTGAATGGCCAAATGTCACTGAACTGTCAGTTACATTCAACAACCTTTCACTATGTTCAGAAATCTGTCTGGAAGTCACATTCACATTCTCTGTAATATCACTTTCATGACTGATAGAAGTAGCATCTGAACTGACAGTGTTTACAACACTCACTACACCGTATGTCCATTCACCCGTGTTTTTCTCCACTTCAGCACTACTTCCAATTCCCCTGCTATCCCTGTTTAGTTCTTCAGTGTAAACACCTTCTCCCTTGTGGTGACTCCCACTCAACCTAGAAACTGACAAACCAGAGTTGGCCTTGCTCAGTCCTGAactaaaatcaacattttctgtTTCTAATAATTGCTGGGTATTACCATTTCTCGGAGAATCTGCGTCACTGATGGTGTCAGAGTTCTCTGTAACTGCCCTTTCCTCACTGCACGGTTTAATCACTGCTCCCTTAACATCTGCCGTCTGCTCACTTTCTGCTAATTCCACCTTGGCATCAGTCCTGGTTGTGATCACCCTGCTACAGCCAACCCCCACCCTAAGTGATCCTTCGTTAAAGTCCCGCCTAACTTTAACAGTAACACACTGTTCCTCCACATTATCTCTTTTCCACAGGCTATTTGCACTTTCTGCCCCATAACTCCCCTCACTGCCCGGTTTCATGTCTGTCACTGCAGCAGACAGACTATTTAATCTGTAATGGTCAGCTGTTCCTGGATTTTGACCACCCTGTTTCACTGATATATCTCCCTCTGACAGTAGGGGATCTTCAACCTGGGGCAAATCTCCTGCTTTTTTACCTGTCAGTCTTCTGTTTTCATTGCTATCCCGACTTCTGCTATGCTCATCAGTCTCAAGCCCTGGCTCAGGTTTCTTGGATCTGGCTTGAGTTTCATTCGGAACTGCGTTTAACAAATGTGGGACTTTATTTTCATCCCCAAACACTTCTGATGTACTCTGAATAATAAATTCAGTCACATTATGAGATTGGATGTCACTGCCAGCTTTCACCATCACCTGAGTCTCAGCAACTTCTGTGACACCTTCACATCTGTCCTCTGCTTCCATAGAGACTCGGTTAATCACTGTATACCTTGAACTACTTTCACTACAATCAGCTGGCAATGTTCCTGGTGATAAACCACTTGCCAAATTCCCACGAGTATTAAACTCATTCAGTGTACTTGCAGTCTGTTTTACATCCATGTTTTCTGAGGTAGAAACATTTACCTCACTCTCTATGGATGAATCTCTATCACTTTGAACTAGCAATCTGTGGGATGAAATATCATCAGCATAATCTTCATCTGAACTCCGACCCCTGACATCATTATCTGACCTATAATAACTGTCTTCATCAGCAGTCTCCTCCAATGCTAGATGTATCTGGGACGAagtagttatctccctttcatcaaTAAATTCATCCAGGGCCTGCTGGTCAGCTCTGTCATATTCAACAGATATGTTCCGACTGTACACACCAGTACTGTCATTGAAAGGGTCTATGTAATTGAGACTGTCCTCAAGAATATTTCTGTGTCTCTCACTGCTGTTTATGAATGAGGAGGACAGCAATGTCTCTGGCATCTCGATGACTTCAAACTCCTCTGATCTTTCTATTGCACTTATTTCTAATTCAGTGATGTCAGAGTCTAACTGCTGGTTATCTTTCTGGGATGATGTACACTGATGTATATACATTGTCTGTGTGTCACTTCTGACATTGTCTTCGTCAACCAACACTTCATCACCACTTTCAGACTGATGTTCATACAGTGTCTCTGGCAtctcaattatttcaaactccTCTGACCTCTCTAATGCACTAATGTCGGAGTTAAATTGTTCATTATCTTCCTGCCCTGATGCAGACTGATAAACATACAATGTCTCTGTTCCACTTCTAACATAATCTACATCTGATACGCCATCATCTACAAGTTTGTCTCCTTCATCCTTGACATAGACTATCTGTCTATGCTGAGTCAAAGAATCGTCATCACTTTCTGATGATTCGTCCGTGgactggtcatcatcatcatccacgtTATCTTTATGAATCAAGCAAAGAGTCTCAGTATGACGGTGAATATTGTCACTGCTACCTTCATCTTCGTCAGCTATTCCATGCACACCTTCATCAAATTGCTGATTTCCTGTGTCTCTGATGAAGACAGTGTCTGTGCGATGTCTCATGTCTTCATCATCCGCAATAACTTGGTTGTCTTCATCAGTAATGTACACGATGTCTGTGTGCTGTCTGATTTCATCATTATCCCTGACACTATCTATCACAtgaactgtgtgtgtgtgttgcctGAAAGTGTCATTTTCTGCTTCAATAATGATTAGACTTTTGGTATCACATGTATCCTCCTGAAACACACTGTTGCTATCAGTGAAATATATTGTCTGTGTGTGCTGCCTTAAGGCATCATCTTCCATTTCTGTAACATTTTCACTTTTGGTATTCTCCTTAAGGACACTCAAGTCAAAATTTGACTTTTTGTCTGAATGTTGTCTGACATTATTGTGTGTTTCAGATTCAGTGGCAACATTTTCATGGTTGTCCTCAGTGTAAACATTCCCAGCATCTGACAGATAAAGGATGTCTGTATGGTGCCTCTCATCCTCTGTATCCTGCTGCAGGAGACCAGAGTCACCGTGAAGGTGAAGGCTGTGGTGTCTCATATCAGCACCAACAACACTGACATCAGCACCAACAACACTGACATCAGCACCAACAACACTGACATCAGCACCAACAACACTGACATCAGCACTTTGGCTTCTTGTCACATGTAGGTCATTGCCAGCTTTCACCATCACCTGAGTCTCAGCAACTTCTGTGACACCTTCACATCTGTCCTCTGCTTCAATAGTGACTCGGTTAATCACTATACCAGATGTTTCAGCATCATCCTGCTGGCTGTTTGACAAATCAGTGacatacagtgtctttgtgtgttGTCTGGAGTCCTCTAGTTGACTACCCTGGACTCCCTGCTTTGAATCTGTTtcatcaacatgaacattggCACCATCACTTATATACAAGATGTCCATGTGCTGCCTGAACTCATCATCAGGATTATTTGAGACATGTTGTGAATCTGTGtcatcaacatgaacattggCGCCATCatgtatatacaatatgtcCGTATGCTGCCTGAACTCATCATCAGGATTATTTGAGACATGTTGTGAATCTGTGTCATCAACGTGAACATTGGCGCCATCACGTAAATACAAGATGTCCGTATGCTGCCTAAACTCGTCATCAGGATTATTTGAGACATGTTGTGAATCTGTGTCATCAATTTGAACATTGGCACCATCACTTATATACAAGATGTCCGTGTGCTGCCTAAACTCATCAACAGGATTATTTGAGACATGTTGTGAATCTGTGTCATCAATTTGAACATTGGCACCATCACTTATATACATGATGTCTGTGTGCTGCCTAAACTCATCATCAGGATTATTTGAGACATGTTGTGAATCTGTGTCATCCATTTGAACATTGGCACCATCACTTATATACATGATGTCTGTGTGCTGCCTAAACTCATCATCAGGATTATTTGAGACATGTTGTGAATCTGTGTCATCCATTTGAACATTGGCACCATCACTTATATACAAGATGTCCGTGTGCTGCCTaaagacatcatcatcaacatcctcCTGCTGCTGGACATCAGAACCGAATGTCCTCATAGATGCCCTTTCAAACCGACTCAGCAGGTTGGCACTTGCGGAACTCTTTCCCCGATCTTGTTTCCCTGAAGCACCATCCCCTTCCTGATCAGGGTCACTGTTTTCATCCTCGTACACAATATCCAAAGTCCTGTCATATGACATGACACTTTCTGTGTCACATCGTTCGAGATCAAAGTCCAATGGAAAGACACTTAAATTATCAAGAGATCGATCCATTGACCGATCTGCAGATCCAACTGAAGCGGTTTCCTCATCTGCACCTACAAATGAACTGTCAAAATCACTGAGAGCAATTGATATTCCGCTTTCTGATCTTGTTGCAACATCATTTGGGGAAACACCACATTCAGATTTAGATGAAGGGCCTTGATATCGGACAGGAAAGTCACACTCTGACTGAGTATGGGAACAATAACCATCCGCTTGGTAATCCAAGTCTAACCTTGACTTCCGAATGAAACTACCACTTCCAGTGCGAGACCGGAAATCATATCCCAAACTACCACCCTCTAAACGTGAAAGTGTCCGCCAGTCCAaggatgagggtgagggtgGGAACAGAACATCACAACTACCAGCTTTTCGATAACTGTTTAGATAGTCTGTGGAGCTGTAGTGGTCGGGAAAGAACGAGATGTCATAGTTTGACGTCCACCGACGGTAGTTAGGACTGTAAGGAGGGAACCCAAAACTTCGGTCAAATGATGGGGATGAAGATAAATCAGAAGCTGAGTAAGTCCTGCGAGTTCCCAAACCAAACCTCCGTGGAGTAGATGGCGACTTAGGGGAGTACAGTTCATTGTATGAGAAGCATCTGTTTGGTTCATTGTCAGATCTTCGGGCCAGGAAGGGTGAGCTTGGCACACTGAGGCTGGAATGGTAGCCTGAAGATGTTGGCAATTCTAATGTAGCTGGAGACTTCTTTATAGTTGACACATCATGACTAGATCCAAACTGTCTATATGGACTGAGAATTAGAAGCTGATTGGTCTTTCCAGTTACATCAAGTTTTTTCTCATGACTCTCATAATCGGCGAGCCATGCACTGTTGTACACTTTCACCAACCGACCATTGATAAATGCCATTTTGTGACGCACTCTTGGTGCATATTGGAGTGACCGCCTCTTGTACTTTGCTTCATATCGAGGAgtagacagatacttttgaagAGGACTAGGCGGGAACGCTGCGCGGCTTGACGACTGGCCATATCTTGAAGAAAAGCTTCTGTACTCCATCTTGGTCACTACTGACAATTAGTCTCTTTCACTGACCACACTACTGTCAATAGCTATGAATCAATTAAAGAATGCAACAAACATGCCACGCTGCATCCAACTTTCACTTACATCCCATGATGCACCAACAAGAGACTGGTTGGAGTAGGATCAGATATAGACGTCCACCTGTTGCTCCCGCGTGATTACAGCATGTGAATGGTTGTACCTACCCATAATGCTCTCGTTAAATGAAATCTCTCTATACAGTCATGTCAGCATTGTCCATCACAGGGTCAACCAAGCGTTACT is a window from the Haliotis asinina isolate JCU_RB_2024 chromosome 9, JCU_Hal_asi_v2, whole genome shotgun sequence genome containing:
- the LOC137295628 gene encoding uncharacterized protein isoform X1 is translated as MEYRSFSSRYGQSSSRAAFPPSPLQKYLSTPRYEAKYKRRSLQYAPRVRHKMAFINGRLVKVYNSAWLADYESHEKKLDVTGKTNQLLILSPYRQFGSSHDVSTIKKSPATLELPTSSGYHSSLSVPSSPFLARRSDNEPNRCFSYNELYSPKSPSTPRRFGLGTRRTYSASDLSSSPSFDRSFGFPPYSPNYRRWTSNYDISFFPDHYSSTDYLNSYRKAGSCDVLFPPSPSSLDWRTLSRLEGGSLGYDFRSRTGSGSFIRKSRLDLDYQADGYCSHTQSECDFPVRYQGPSSKSECGVSPNDVATRSESGISIALSDFDSSFVGADEETASVGSADRSMDRSLDNLSVFPLDFDLERCDTESVMSYDRTLDIVYEDENSDPDQEGDGASGKQDRGKSSASANLLSRFERASMRTFGSDVQQQEDVDDDVFRQHTDILYISDGANVQMDDTDSQHVSNNPDDEFRQHTDIMYISDGANVQMDDTDSQHVSNNPDDEFRQHTDIMYISDGANVQIDDTDSQHVSNNPVDEFRQHTDILYISDGANVQIDDTDSQHVSNNPDDEFRQHTDILYLRDGANVHVDDTDSQHVSNNPDDEFRQHTDILYIHDGANVHVDDTDSQHVSNNPDDEFRQHMDILYISDGANVHVDETDSKQGVQGSQLEDSRQHTKTLYVTDLSNSQQDDAETSGIVINRVTIEAEDRCEGVTEVAETQVMVKAGNDLHVTRSQSADVSVVGADVSVVGADVSVVGADVSVVGADMRHHSLHLHGDSGLLQQDTEDERHHTDILYLSDAGNVYTEDNHENVATESETHNNVRQHSDKKSNFDLSVLKENTKSENVTEMEDDALRQHTQTIYFTDSNSVFQEDTCDTKSLIIIEAENDTFRQHTHTVHVIDSVRDNDEIRQHTDIVYITDEDNQVIADDEDMRHRTDTVFIRDTGNQQFDEGVHGIADEDEGSSDNIHRHTETLCLIHKDNVDDDDDQSTDESSESDDDSLTQHRQIVYVKDEGDKLVDDGVSDVDYVRSGTETLYVYQSASGQEDNEQFNSDISALERSEEFEIIEMPETLYEHQSESGDEVLVDEDNVRSDTQTMYIHQCTSSQKDNQQLDSDITELEISAIERSEEFEVIEMPETLLSSSFINSSERHRNILEDSLNYIDPFNDSTGVYSRNISVEYDRADQQALDEFIDEREITTSSQIHLALEETADEDSYYRSDNDVRGRSSDEDYADDISSHRLLVQSDRDSSIESEVNVSTSENMDVKQTASTLNEFNTRGNLASGLSPGTLPADCSESSSRYTVINRVSMEAEDRCEGVTEVAETQVMVKAGSDIQSHNVTEFIIQSTSEVFGDENKVPHLLNAVPNETQARSKKPEPGLETDEHSRSRDSNENRRLTGVPNKGDASSAPTPVVIKSGGSQGPPEKPARKSKPDSQNLNNGRELTQAPGPPVVPTPTDPGTKVRQEDHDDDEVTPRINFRNWDPSAVLKDMYTVRLMEDNAEDISHQFIAMEGYMEKLPMNKKKSTLLKTWKRRFFKAVDGWLYYYESSNRDKPSDTVQLMGGRIDDMSNRILGIDDGRGKFLMVRCPTEREHGQWKLALESQTADNTKANYIRPALRANPHPQKKVVIIDLGSTSVRAGILGDKATLPTLFFPSVVAVHKTTDDLVVGSDAYKPNVRLQSVISHPISPSNKVDKFNIDSKQMPAVFDKIFRDLGVNPSQYMVMISTPQSLGDNLRKSLMELLMSRHQVAGVCMVQQSLLSLYSYNATSGIIVDIGERIEILPIFDGFVIEGGMARLPYGAQKVQDTLLLSLLANNYKFSSSVEKLLVRYVMEKSCYVAQNYKEEVQRCQMSPYSIKSTISLENFDLPPEAYKSVTHDDSRFRSPEGLFDTDMWEMDFPNLHKLVFQAIQACPMDSRRRMFRAVYLSGGVTMIPGFTDRLQHELMKLAPPSVPIEVHAAPQRYHAAYVGACAVAGMAEFEHMCISREEWRDHGVKAFRKWNAPSS
- the LOC137295628 gene encoding uncharacterized protein isoform X2, whose translation is MEYRSFSSRYGQSSSRAAFPPSPLQKYLSTPRYEAKYKRRSLQYAPRVRHKMAFINGRLVKVYNSAWLADYESHEKKLDVTGKTNQLLILSPYRQFGSSHDVSTIKKSPATLELPTSSGYHSSLSVPSSPFLARRSDNEPNRCFSYNELYSPKSPSTPRRFGLGTRRTYSASDLSSSPSFDRSFGFPPYSPNYRRWTSNYDISFFPDHYSSTDYLNSYRKAGSCDVLFPPSPSSLDWRTLSRLEGGSLGYDFRSRTGSGSFIRKSRLDLDYQADGYCSHTQSECDFPVRYQGPSSKSECGVSPNDVATRSESGISIALSDFDSSFVGADEETASVGSADRSMDRSLDNLSVFPLDFDLERCDTESVMSYDRTLDIVYEDENSDPDQEGDGASGKQDRGKSSASANLLSRFERASMRTFGSDVQQQEDVDDDVFRQHTDILYISDGANVQMDDTDSQHVSNNPDDEFRQHTDIMYISDGANVQMDDTDSQHVSNNPDDEFRQHTDIMYISDGANVQIDDTDSQHVSNNPVDEFRQHTDILYISDGANVQIDDTDSQHVSNNPDDEFRQHTDILYLRDGANVHVDDTDSQHVSNNPDDEFRQHTDILYIHDGANVHVDDTDSQHVSNNPDDEFRQHMDILYISDGANVHVDETDSKQGVQGSQLEDSRQHTKTLYVTDLSNSQQDDAETSGIVINRVTIEAEDRCEGVTEVAETQVMVKAGNDLHVTRSQSADVSVVGADVSVVGADVSVVGADVSVVGADMRHHSLHLHGDSGLLQQDTEDERHHTDILYLSDAGNVYTEDNHENVATESETHNNVRQHSDKKSNFDLSVLKENTKSENVTEMEDDALRQHTQTIYFTDSNSVFQEDTCDTKSLIIIEAENDTFRQHTHTVHVIDSVRDNDEIRQHTDIVYITDEDNQVIADDEDMRHRTDTVFIRDTGNQQFDEGVHGIADEDEGSSDNIHRHTETLCLIHKDNVDDDDDQSTDESSESDDDSLTQHRQIVYVKDEGDKLVDDGVSDVDYVRSGTETLYVYQSASGQEDNEQFNSDISALERSEEFEIIEMPETLYEHQSESGDEVLVDEDNVRSDTQTMYIHQCTSSQKDNQQLDSDITELEISAIERSEEFEVIEMPETLLSSSFINSSERHRNILEDSLNYIDPFNDSTGVYSRNISVEYDRADQQALDEFIDEREITTSSQIHLALEETADEDSYYRSDNDVRGRSSDEDYADDISSHRLLVQSDRDSSIESEVNVSTSENMDVKQTASTLNEFNTRGNLASGLSPGTLPADCSESSSRYTVINRVSMEAEDRCEGVTEVAETQVMVKAGSDIQSHNVTEFIIQSTSEVFGDENKVPHLLNAVPNETQARSKKPEPGLETDEHSRSRDSNENRRLTGVPNKGDASSAPTPVVIKSGGSQGPPEKPARKSKPDSQNLNNGRELTQAPGPPVVPTPTDPGTKVRQEDHDDDEVTPRINFRNWDPSAVLKDMYTVRLMEDNAEDISHQFIAMEGYMEKLPMNKKKSTLLKTWKRRFFKAVDGWLYYYESSNRDKPSDTVQLMGGRIDDMSNRILGIDDGRGKFLMVRCPTEREHGQWKLALESQTADNTKANYIRPALRANPHPQKKVVIIDLGSTSVRAGILGDKATLPTLFFPSVVAVHKTTDDLVVGSDAYKPNVRLQSVISHPISPSNKVDKDHCILPVSCMPCRHTASWSNDKTLLIILHQNTFGTSLTRQLPWLPHGILYTCVMKYHVDKGRRVGLLSGESVCLSHQTPRFESPNGYSV